One genomic segment of Vibrio fluvialis includes these proteins:
- a CDS encoding electron transfer flavoprotein subunit alpha/FixB family protein, whose amino-acid sequence MSELSILVIAEHNNQVLAVDTLRTLQAAKAIGGEVSVLVMGAACAVVAEAAKTCAGVSHVLLADNPVYEHRLAENGAALVAEIARNHSHVLASATTFGKNLLPRVAALLDVGQLSDVIAIESPEIVVRPIYAGNALAKVKSLDAIKVMTIRSSAFDAVASTGGNAEVKTVDHAIESATSQFVSQQKVESARPELPAARVVISGGRGLGSKENFALVEQLADKLGGAIGASRAAVDAGFVSNDLQVGQTGKIVAPELYIAVGISGAIQHLAGMKDSRVIVAINSDPDAPIFQIADYGLVGDLFEIMPELIRSV is encoded by the coding sequence ATGAGCGAACTATCGATTTTAGTCATTGCCGAGCACAACAACCAGGTGCTGGCTGTGGATACATTACGAACTTTGCAGGCAGCTAAGGCAATTGGCGGAGAGGTGAGTGTACTTGTGATGGGCGCGGCGTGTGCCGTGGTTGCAGAGGCGGCAAAAACTTGTGCGGGGGTCAGCCATGTGCTGCTGGCCGACAATCCCGTTTATGAACATCGCCTGGCAGAAAACGGCGCGGCGTTGGTGGCAGAAATCGCGCGCAACCACTCCCACGTACTCGCGTCTGCAACGACGTTTGGTAAAAACCTGCTGCCGCGAGTGGCTGCGTTGCTCGATGTGGGGCAACTTTCTGATGTGATTGCGATTGAATCGCCAGAGATTGTGGTTCGCCCCATTTATGCAGGCAACGCGCTGGCCAAAGTGAAATCACTGGATGCGATCAAAGTGATGACGATTCGTAGCTCAGCCTTTGATGCCGTCGCCAGTACGGGAGGAAATGCGGAGGTGAAAACCGTTGATCACGCTATTGAATCGGCGACGTCGCAGTTTGTCTCGCAGCAAAAAGTGGAAAGCGCACGTCCCGAACTGCCTGCCGCCAGAGTGGTGATTTCCGGTGGCCGAGGTCTGGGGAGTAAAGAAAACTTCGCACTGGTGGAACAGCTCGCTGACAAACTCGGCGGTGCCATTGGCGCGTCACGTGCGGCGGTCGATGCCGGATTCGTCTCCAACGATTTGCAAGTCGGTCAGACCGGTAAAATCGTGGCACCAGAACTCTACATTGCGGTGGGGATTTCCGGCGCAATTCAGCACTTGGCCGGCATGAAAGATTCTAGAGTGATCGTCGCCATTAACAGCGACCCGGACGCGCCAATTTTCCAGATCGCCGACTACGGCTTGGTCGGGGATTTATTTGAGATCATGCCGGAGCTGATTAGATCGGTGTGA
- a CDS encoding electron transfer flavoprotein subunit beta/FixA family protein, with protein sequence MKVLVAVKRVVDAYVKVRVKNDGSGVETNNVKMAINPFCEIAVEEAIRLREAGIAEEVIVVSAGDASCQEQLRAALALGADRAIHIQTDGAPEPLNVAKLLKAVMASEAPGLMLLGKQSIDTDNNQVAQMLAALTERPQGTFASKVDVQGDAVLVTREIDGGLETLKLALPAIISTDLRLNEPRYASLPNIMKAKRKPLDITTAEDLGVTLNTHQQIMEVMPPPERKAGVMVTSVSELVDKLKNEAKVIG encoded by the coding sequence GTGAAAGTCTTAGTTGCTGTCAAACGTGTTGTTGACGCTTACGTAAAAGTCAGAGTGAAAAATGATGGCTCTGGCGTTGAAACCAACAACGTCAAAATGGCCATCAACCCGTTTTGCGAAATCGCGGTGGAAGAAGCGATTCGCCTGCGAGAGGCGGGCATTGCCGAAGAGGTGATTGTGGTTTCCGCGGGAGATGCCAGTTGCCAAGAGCAACTGCGCGCTGCATTAGCACTCGGCGCCGATCGCGCGATTCACATCCAAACCGATGGTGCGCCCGAGCCGCTCAATGTGGCCAAACTGCTCAAAGCGGTGATGGCGAGCGAAGCGCCGGGTTTGATGCTGCTGGGAAAACAGTCCATCGATACCGACAACAACCAAGTCGCGCAAATGCTGGCGGCGCTGACAGAGCGCCCACAAGGCACCTTCGCATCCAAAGTGGACGTGCAGGGCGACGCCGTGCTGGTCACGCGCGAGATTGACGGCGGGCTGGAGACGCTCAAGCTCGCTTTACCAGCAATCATCAGCACCGATTTACGCCTCAATGAGCCGCGTTACGCGTCGCTGCCCAACATTATGAAAGCCAAACGCAAACCGCTAGACATCACCACGGCGGAGGATTTAGGGGTAACGCTCAACACGCATCAGCAAATCATGGAAGTCATGCCACCGCCTGAGCGTAAAGCGGGCGTGATGGTGACCAGTGTGTCTGAGCTGGTGGATAAGCTGAAAAACGAAGCCAAAGTGATTGGCTGA